AAAAAAGGTCCCTGGACTTCCGCGGAAGATGCAATTTTAATGGATTACGTCATGAAACATGGTGAGGGGAATTGGAATGCCGTCCAGAAGCAATCAGGACTTGCTCGTTGTGGTAAAAGTTGTCGTCTGCGGTGGGCAAATCACCTGAGACCAGATTTAAAGAAAGGTGCATTTACTCCAGAGGAAGAGCGGCGAATAGTTGAGTTGCATGCTAAGATGGGAAACAAATGGGCACGAATGGCTGCTGAGGTTCATTTTATCTCTCAATCTTTTTTCTGTCACTAATGGTTACTGACAACTATTTGCAGCTGTCTTATTTTGCTCCATATCTTTGCTTAGTTAATAATAAGGCATAAATGCCTGCTGCCTTCCCCGTCTTTATTAAACTATTATCTAGAATTTGTTAAAAATGACTGTTCAAGATTTGGTTTTGGTTAAAAGCATCATTGTTTATTGTTAAGTTGGCGGAAATCGTCAAACTGATTTTTCTCAGGTAAAATGATTAAGCATTAGTTTATTGTTACACTACTAGGAAATAACTGGCATCCTTCATTTGATGATTTTATTTCATATTAATTCCTATTTAAGTTGGCGTCCAGCCAACAATAAATTCAAGGTCACTGCTAATCCTACGGACGCAGTCCATATCTTATTAATACTTATTCCTAACTCTTTCCAAACAATGTCGAGTAGTCTTGGATAAGTATTCCTTATATAAGTATTTAATTTTGACCAAGTAATTAGTATCATTTTGATCTGTTCGTCCTCTAATTGTGAGTTTCTGCTATATATTTTCAGTTGTGTCGGGGAATCTTGATTTGTGCAAATCATTTTGAATCAGATTTAGCTTTTCTTTCCTGTATCCCCTGTTTGTAACAATAATATCTCAAATTCtatcttttgttttcctttgggTGAACAAAAGTTTTTGCCTGGTAAAAAGGTGAGAAGTGAAGTTACTAATAATGAACACCACATTGTCCGAGCCACTTCCTCCCGATGATGATTTTCTCTATACTATCTGCTATTTTTTATAATAGTCAAAAGTTCATTCTTCCATTATCTAGGTACACATGATTTTGATTTGGATAATATATGCAGTATATTTCGTTGCGATAATGAATAGTGCTTTTGTGTTTGTTAGAACTTATAAATTTACAGATTAGCAAATGTGGAATTTCATCCCTTTTAATACCTATTTCTGTAACTTTCATGACATTGTATGAAGTTTAATGCTTATTTGGCCCCAGATTAGCTGTTCAATTTCTTTAAACCATCTATCTATTTCCACATTTAGATCCACATCTATATAATTACCATAGAAATTTCAACTCTTATTGCGATAACTTTTAAAGAATCAGGATATTTGACAGGAGGTAGTACTAATTAAATAATCAGGAGTATGGTTTCTTCAACTTCAATTGGATGATTGGTGGTATATGATTCATTAATTAGCTTTCGTTATGCTCTTTTTTACCTTTTCAGTTGCCTGGCCGCACAGATAATGAGATAAAGAACTACTGGAACACCAGGATAAAGCGACATCAGCGTGCCGGCTTGCCAGTTTACCCTCCAGATATTTGTTTCTTGGCAAGTCAGAACAAACAAAATGAGGAGTTGAGTGCATTCTCCTCTGCAGATGCACAAAATCCTGATGTCTCGGGAACTAATGATTTTGATATTCCTGCTGTAGAGTTCAAAAATTTGGAACTCAATCGGCCATTATATCCACCACCACTCTTTGAAATTCCTTCTAATAGCCTGCTCGATATTACGGTAAGTAGCTTTCTCGCCCAGGGTCATAGTCCTCCCTACAATAGTACGTCTTTCCTTTCGACAATGCATCCATCTAAGCGTATACGAGGATCAGAATCCATGTTCGGTTCAAATGGTGGTTCTTTGCTTGGTCAGCCCTTGGGGTTTTCTTCATATAATAATCATAATGTAACATATGATGATCACCTACCATTCTCGAGTATTGTAATTCCAGGCAGCCATGCCCCTTTAAATGGCAATTCCTCTTCTTCGGAGGAGCTCCCTTCACTCCAAAATCAGACGGCGAATTGGGGCCCACCATCTTCCCCTCTTCCTTCACTAGAGTCCATTGATACTCTGATTCATTCCCCTCCGGCTGGACACAGCGAATCGGGTAGCGATCTGTCGCCTAGGAACAGTGGTTTATTGGACGCTATGCTTTACGGATCACATACTATGAAAGCTTCAACCGATAACTCACACCAAGAGAAGGAGACGTTTGGTGATGCAGTCGACAATTCTTATGCCGATCCAATCTCTCCTTTGAGTCATTTCTCCGCATCAGTGTTTAGCGAATATGCCCCTATCGACGGAAGCTCATTACATGAGTTCCCGTCGTTAGCCACAATGCCAGGTGAGAATGGTGAATTTTTTGGCTTCTCCTTATATTCATGGTTAAGTGTAGTGTGGTTATACTTAATATAATTGGATTATTTCTTGATGTTGAAGGATGCAAAGTAAAGCAAGAGAATGTTGCCACATCATCAGGGCAAGCTTGTGGACGCGATTCTTGTACGTGGGATGCCATGTCCACTGTGTAGTCGATGACCTGAACGCGATTATGGTACTTTTAAAAGCTATGAGAACATTTTCTTTTTGAGACAAAACTTGGTTATCTCAGTTAATATATGATAGTGGAATACAATGTAACATTTTCCATTAGCTGGAAACACTTTTGCATGTTGCGAGTGCATTGAGTTTAGGCAATCTAAAGACAAATACATTGATACTTCTTTTTATGTGGCATCAAATTGATTTCAGTTTTTATAATATTAGACTGAGACAGGCTTAATTAAATGATGTGGACCGTGAGTATTCATATAGCCGATTCTAACTAGTCTGGGACTGAGGTGTAGTTTGTTGTTGTAAATCAATTGCGATTTGGTGGAGTTGCGGCATGTACTTGTGTGGACAGTAAATTGTAGCTCATGCCCTACTACATGAGGTGTAGAAACATGAAATGAGTAGGTGAAGCATGAAAGACTGTCCTTAAAACCTGCTTATTTGGCTTCTTTGGCGAAGCGTCTAAAtttagcttattttgagaaatgctttaaaaaaaagtacttttagtgagaagtagtttgtgtttggctaattactCTGGAAAAGCACTTTTCACCAGCAActagtatttggccaagcttttaaaaaatgtttctaagtgtatttttctcaaaagtactttttaggAGAagttatttttttctgcttcttaaAAATTGCTTTTGCTTCTACTCAAAAGCACATTGTTTTATTCTAAAAGCTTGACCAAAAACCTTAACttaaaaaatatgaagaaaaaaaaaattgttttggccttggaaaagcttggccaaacatgctacaGGCTTGGCTGAACTGCGTTAGATCTGTCATTTTCACTGTTTGAAGCCGTGACATCCTAGTCATAGGGAGCAGTTGCGC
This genomic stretch from Nicotiana sylvestris chromosome 9, ASM39365v2, whole genome shotgun sequence harbors:
- the LOC104214204 gene encoding transcription factor GAMYB-like; the encoded protein is MSITVETDDMMTSKVDVDSPDEATGGVNAGGSEPLKKGPWTSAEDAILMDYVMKHGEGNWNAVQKQSGLARCGKSCRLRWANHLRPDLKKGAFTPEEERRIVELHAKMGNKWARMAAELPGRTDNEIKNYWNTRIKRHQRAGLPVYPPDICFLASQNKQNEELSAFSSADAQNPDVSGTNDFDIPAVEFKNLELNRPLYPPPLFEIPSNSLLDITVSSFLAQGHSPPYNSTSFLSTMHPSKRIRGSESMFGSNGGSLLGQPLGFSSYNNHNVTYDDHLPFSSIVIPGSHAPLNGNSSSSEELPSLQNQTANWGPPSSPLPSLESIDTLIHSPPAGHSESGSDLSPRNSGLLDAMLYGSHTMKASTDNSHQEKETFGDAVDNSYADPISPLSHFSASVFSEYAPIDGSSLHEFPSLATMPGCKVKQENVATSSGQACGRDSCTWDAMSTV